Proteins from one Dysgonomonas sp. HDW5A genomic window:
- a CDS encoding DUF2147 domain-containing protein, with the protein MKKIKISILLVFLVSVFSLNAQSVIGKWKTFDDATGDAKSIVEITEKDGKIYGKVIEILNPEKKNAKCNNCPDSDKDKPVLGLYVIKGLSKDGKEYSNGKILDPSSGKLYKCTVSLDDNDKLKVRGYVGISAFGRNQIWTRVK; encoded by the coding sequence ATGAAAAAAATAAAAATTTCAATTTTATTGGTATTTCTGGTAAGCGTATTTTCATTAAACGCTCAAAGTGTTATTGGAAAATGGAAAACCTTTGATGATGCGACAGGGGATGCTAAATCGATTGTAGAAATAACCGAAAAAGACGGTAAAATTTACGGAAAAGTAATAGAAATACTTAATCCTGAAAAGAAAAATGCAAAATGCAACAATTGCCCTGATTCAGATAAAGATAAACCGGTCTTAGGATTGTATGTCATCAAAGGATTATCTAAAGATGGTAAAGAATACTCGAACGGAAAAATTCTAGATCCAAGCTCAGGGAAACTATATAAATGTACTGTTTCACTTGATGATAACGACAAATTAAAAGTGAGAGGCTATGTCGGCATTTCGGCTTTTGGTCGAAATCAAATATGGACAAGAGTAAAATAA
- a CDS encoding TatD family hydrolase yields the protein MDLYDIHTHDAPSPNPDDDEGLRQNITNIVNVYPLGFEYAKDNDNYPWFSCGVHPWYSEDAEPQLKFLKEIADDPRIIAIGEAGLDKLKGPELTIQQALFERQVELSEQLQKPLIIHCVKAWDELLHIKKTYKPRQPWIIHGYKGKIELAKQLLSHGFYFSVNDRFNDDAIRAIPLDRLFCETDISEISIEDIYNEVANTLEIPIDVLASQIEENIKKIFPLLTLSTN from the coding sequence ATGGACTTATATGACATACATACGCATGACGCTCCTTCACCGAACCCGGATGATGACGAGGGTCTGAGGCAAAACATTACTAATATTGTAAATGTATATCCTCTTGGTTTTGAATATGCCAAAGACAACGATAACTATCCTTGGTTTTCGTGCGGAGTACATCCCTGGTACTCAGAAGATGCAGAACCCCAACTTAAATTTTTAAAAGAAATTGCAGACGATCCCCGTATTATAGCAATCGGAGAAGCAGGCCTCGACAAATTAAAAGGTCCGGAACTGACTATTCAGCAGGCCTTATTCGAACGGCAAGTCGAATTATCGGAACAACTGCAAAAGCCCTTAATTATTCACTGTGTTAAGGCATGGGACGAATTACTGCATATCAAAAAAACGTATAAGCCACGCCAACCTTGGATTATTCATGGCTACAAAGGAAAAATAGAACTAGCGAAACAATTATTGTCTCACGGATTCTACTTCTCGGTCAATGATCGTTTTAATGACGATGCTATCCGAGCAATACCTTTAGACAGGCTATTTTGTGAAACAGATATTTCGGAAATATCTATTGAAGATATATACAACGAAGTGGCAAATACATTGGAGATACCAATAGATGTATTGGCTTCACAAATTGAGGAAAATATAAAAAAGATATTTCCGCTACTCACATTATCGACAAATTAA
- a CDS encoding ATP-binding cassette domain-containing protein: protein METDNLVEIKNAVPRINTLAFSQPINWAVKDNQHWAIIGPNGGGKTLLIDILLGKHALRSGEIISKNNISINSIVKCVAFRDIYSLADIQNSYYQQRWNAGDEHEVPIVRDLFSKGEEEWVKMLITAFKIEDLVEKPINLLSSGELRKTLIVRSLLTKPRILILDNPFIGLDAKSREMLNEVLAKLSRLENLQIVLILSHPKDLPAIITHILPIKNKSLLPAISREEFLKDASLQKNLFNTENKADISTLLDNSTDQFSFENALLFKNINIRYGTRTILKELNWQVKRGEKWALLGENGSGKSTLLSLVSGDNPQAYANDITLFDRKRGSGESIWDIKKHIGYISPEMHLYYLKNVRCLDVVGSGFFDTIGLYKKCSEEQEIVALEWMKTFGIENIKDISFLNISTGEQRLVLLARVFVKNPDLLILDEPLHGLDAANKYRIKKIIEDFCTNDKALIYVTHYEDEIPEVVTQRLVLTKRN, encoded by the coding sequence ATGGAAACAGATAATCTTGTAGAAATAAAAAATGCGGTTCCCCGCATCAATACATTAGCATTCTCACAACCTATCAACTGGGCTGTAAAAGACAATCAACATTGGGCTATTATCGGACCTAATGGAGGAGGCAAGACTTTACTGATAGATATTCTATTAGGAAAGCACGCCTTAAGATCAGGAGAAATAATCAGTAAGAATAATATCAGTATCAACTCCATTGTAAAGTGTGTTGCCTTTCGTGATATTTATAGCCTTGCCGATATACAAAACAGCTACTATCAACAACGTTGGAATGCTGGTGACGAGCATGAGGTACCCATTGTAAGAGACTTATTTTCGAAAGGAGAAGAAGAATGGGTAAAGATGCTTATCACTGCATTTAAAATTGAAGATCTTGTTGAAAAACCGATTAATCTACTATCAAGTGGAGAACTCAGGAAAACCTTGATTGTAAGATCGCTGCTAACAAAGCCTCGTATTTTGATTTTAGACAATCCCTTTATTGGATTAGATGCCAAATCAAGAGAGATGCTTAATGAAGTTTTGGCGAAATTATCCCGACTGGAAAATCTTCAAATCGTATTAATCCTTTCGCACCCAAAGGACTTACCTGCAATTATTACACATATTCTACCCATAAAGAACAAATCTTTACTGCCTGCTATAAGCCGCGAAGAGTTTTTAAAAGATGCAAGCCTACAGAAGAATCTGTTTAATACAGAAAATAAAGCTGATATTTCAACTCTTCTTGATAACTCTACGGATCAATTTTCATTCGAAAATGCTCTCTTATTTAAGAATATAAATATACGATACGGAACACGTACGATATTAAAGGAGCTTAATTGGCAGGTAAAGCGAGGAGAAAAATGGGCTTTATTAGGAGAAAATGGATCGGGTAAATCTACACTACTCAGTTTAGTTTCGGGAGATAACCCTCAAGCATATGCTAACGATATAACTTTGTTCGACCGCAAAAGAGGTTCGGGCGAAAGTATTTGGGATATAAAAAAACATATCGGATATATTTCACCCGAAATGCACCTCTATTACCTAAAAAATGTACGCTGCCTTGACGTTGTCGGATCAGGGTTCTTCGACACCATCGGTCTTTACAAGAAGTGCAGTGAAGAGCAGGAAATTGTGGCATTAGAATGGATGAAAACATTTGGAATTGAAAACATTAAAGACATATCATTTCTCAATATATCAACAGGAGAGCAACGCTTGGTATTATTAGCACGTGTTTTTGTAAAGAATCCTGATTTACTCATTCTCGATGAGCCTTTACATGGACTGGATGCAGCAAATAAATATCGCATAAAAAAGATTATAGAGGATTTTTGTACCAATGATAAGGCATTGATATATGTAACACATTATGAAGATGAGATACCCGAAGTAGTAACCCAACGACTGGTATTGACTAAACGTAACTAG
- a CDS encoding putative porin, producing MKRIAFTLIYICTFVLAIQAQEPRFIFDNDSTFAAATTPKADQPIINKATLKLDSLNKIPPAVPAWKINPLLGERIPVPMDTMLYDFHRESLVEGQGLAIGYLGNWGSPAHSKIFFEKEEASLFQFLEPYKFYYKTPGNQRFLSTKQPYSNIMYQSGGSRQSKEERFTGEMSISFNKNLTVGFDIDYVYSRGFYQYNADKQISYDFYAAYVSDKYQMHAFVANNNYTHSEDGGVNFNNPDSDPLGKGNSLNYATNLSDTWNYLRGKHLYITNKYNLGYEKEGTQKFIPVASVILTNSYTDQRRRFYSKDIEGLNDFYNFTDSKGQPVNDQMAYYSFKNTLGISLNEGFRDWVKFGLTAYIQQDNRLYRKPMEQLMWLATTDQKESSTFIGGILAKEKGEVLKYNLGAEFGVLGYDQGAFKLNADISTTINIKGQKAIVKANGYIKHLVPQYFQRYFTSKYYNWSEKDSLNNTVRIYAGGEIYIPHTQTRISGGVENLTDYIYIQRNQGESSLGIKPKQGESQVFSLRLDQKLHYGILHWDNQVAFQKSTKDEVIPVPRFSIYTNLYIKTSLAKVLTMQLGVDALYQTKYHAQGYDPALGQFVNQTDVQVGNFPFSTAYINLHLKKTRFFLMMYNIAQNYGDSNYYTVPNYPVNPMIFKFGLSWNFTN from the coding sequence ATGAAAAGAATCGCTTTTACCCTTATATATATATGTACATTTGTGCTTGCAATTCAGGCACAAGAACCTCGTTTCATTTTCGATAACGACAGTACTTTTGCTGCTGCGACTACCCCTAAAGCAGATCAACCCATAATTAATAAAGCCACACTAAAGCTCGATTCTTTAAATAAGATACCACCGGCAGTTCCTGCATGGAAAATTAATCCTCTTCTGGGCGAACGTATTCCCGTACCAATGGATACCATGCTATATGACTTTCATAGGGAAAGCCTTGTTGAAGGGCAAGGCCTGGCAATTGGCTATCTGGGCAATTGGGGTTCGCCCGCCCACTCTAAAATTTTCTTCGAAAAAGAAGAAGCTTCGTTATTCCAGTTTTTGGAACCTTATAAATTCTATTATAAAACTCCGGGGAACCAGCGATTTTTAAGCACCAAGCAGCCTTACTCCAATATTATGTACCAATCGGGAGGAAGCCGTCAAAGCAAGGAAGAAAGGTTTACAGGAGAGATGTCAATAAGCTTCAATAAAAATTTAACTGTTGGCTTCGATATCGATTATGTTTATTCACGCGGTTTTTACCAATATAATGCTGATAAACAAATAAGCTACGATTTCTATGCTGCCTATGTGAGCGACAAGTATCAGATGCATGCGTTTGTAGCTAATAATAATTACACACATTCCGAAGACGGAGGTGTAAATTTCAATAACCCTGATTCTGATCCGCTCGGAAAAGGAAATTCACTTAATTATGCTACAAACCTTTCAGATACCTGGAACTATTTAAGAGGCAAACACCTTTATATAACAAATAAGTATAATCTCGGTTACGAAAAAGAAGGTACTCAAAAATTCATACCCGTTGCCAGTGTCATTCTGACCAACAGTTATACTGATCAACGCCGTCGGTTTTACAGTAAGGATATAGAAGGCTTAAATGATTTCTATAATTTCACAGACAGCAAGGGACAACCCGTTAATGACCAAATGGCTTACTACTCGTTCAAAAACACATTGGGAATATCTCTTAATGAAGGATTTCGAGACTGGGTCAAATTTGGATTAACTGCTTACATACAGCAAGACAATAGATTGTACCGTAAACCAATGGAGCAATTGATGTGGTTGGCTACGACTGATCAAAAAGAGTCATCTACATTCATCGGGGGGATCTTAGCCAAAGAAAAAGGAGAAGTTTTAAAATACAATCTTGGTGCAGAATTTGGAGTCTTAGGATACGATCAAGGCGCATTTAAACTCAACGCAGATATAAGCACAACTATCAACATAAAAGGTCAAAAAGCCATAGTAAAAGCAAATGGATATATTAAACATTTAGTACCTCAATATTTTCAAAGGTATTTTACATCCAAATATTATAACTGGAGCGAAAAAGATTCTTTAAACAATACAGTTCGTATATATGCCGGAGGAGAAATTTACATACCTCATACACAAACCCGAATAAGCGGAGGTGTAGAAAATCTCACAGACTATATTTATATACAACGCAATCAAGGCGAATCGTCTTTAGGAATAAAACCGAAACAAGGCGAATCTCAAGTATTCTCTCTACGTCTCGATCAGAAGTTACATTACGGAATTCTACACTGGGACAATCAAGTAGCTTTTCAGAAAAGTACAAAAGACGAAGTTATTCCTGTTCCCAGATTCAGTATATATACCAATCTTTATATTAAGACCTCATTAGCCAAGGTCTTAACCATGCAATTGGGTGTAGATGCTCTTTATCAAACAAAATATCATGCACAAGGCTATGACCCGGCTTTAGGGCAATTTGTCAATCAAACTGATGTTCAGGTAGGTAATTTTCCTTTTTCCACAGCATACATCAATCTTCATCTAAAAAAGACACGATTCTTTCTTATGATGTACAATATTGCTCAAAACTATGGCGATTCGAACTATTACACAGTTCCTAATTACCCTGTAAATCCGATGATTTTCAAATTCGGACTTTCATGGAACTTCACAAATTGA